The following proteins are encoded in a genomic region of Nomascus leucogenys isolate Asia chromosome 17, Asia_NLE_v1, whole genome shotgun sequence:
- the KPTN gene encoding KICSTOR complex protein kaptin isoform X3 produces MWSVLQDGPISRVIVFSLSAAKETKDRPPQDEYSVLVASMLEPAVVYRDLLNRGLEDQLLLPGSDQFDSVLCGLVTDVDLDGRPEVLVATYGQELLCYKYQGPESGLPEAQHGFRLLWQRSFSSPLLAMAHVDLTGDGLQELAVVSLKGVHILQHSLIQASELVLTRLRHQVEQRRRRLQGLEDGAGAGPAENAAS; encoded by the exons ATGTGGTCGGTCCTGCAGGACGGCCCCATCTCCCGAGTGATCGTGTTCAGCCTCTCGGCCGCCAAGG AGACCAAGGACAGGCCACCACAAGATGAGTACAGCGTGCTCGTGGCCAGCATGTTGGAGCCAGCAGTGGTATATCG GGACCTGCTGAACCGGGGTCTTGAAGACCAGCTTCTCCTGCCCGGCAGTGACCAGTTTGACAGTGTCCTCTGCGGCCTGGTCACCGATGTGGATTTGGATGGGCGGCCAGAAGTCCTGGTGGCCACCTATGGACAG GAACTGCTGTGTTATAAGTACCAGGGCCCAGAGTCGGGGCTTCCTGAGGCCCAGCATGGGTTCCGCCTGCTGTGGCAGCGGAGCTTCTCCAGTCCCCTGCTGGCCATGGCTCACGTGGACCTGACCGGGGATGGGCTGCAGGAGCTTGCCGTGGTCTCCCTGAAGGGCGTGCACATCCTGCAG CACAGCCTGATTCAGGCCTCGGAGCTGGTCTTGACCCGGCTTCGACATCAAGTGGAGCAGAGGAGACGTCGACTACAGGGGTTGGAGGACGGGGCAGGTGCAGGGCCTGCTGAGAACGCAGCCTCTTAA